One window of the Rhipicephalus sanguineus isolate Rsan-2018 chromosome 2, BIME_Rsan_1.4, whole genome shotgun sequence genome contains the following:
- the LOC119382883 gene encoding kynurenine formamidase isoform X1, with protein sequence MDPDVHAVEAVMDDTEFLPSCWGLRLRGQELIDHFIKETARLSEETRSRVAVQKDIRFGEHPRECLDLYHGDRPPGECRSTLLFWHGGYWVEGDRQSHAFVADAFVEAGVAVAVAGYPLAPGATLDQIVESATQCARHVLALRPGPLVLAGHSAGAHLAAMVATRLHGESRLRSLLLLSPVLDVVALLGSSVARDAAINADQAMRNSPLQLVDELPTHLHIVVTYSEHDPPWFGRTARAYREALGRRRISCELLEYVDEDHFSFLLGALRDGAHRVTARLVRSSLPATAPSPQ encoded by the exons TGCATGCAGTTGAAGCGGTCATGGACGACACGGAGTTCCTGCCCAGCTGCTGGGGCCTTCGACTACGTGGACAGGAACTGATCGACCACTTCATCAAGGAGACGGCACGTTTGAGCGAGGAGACCAGAAGCCGCGTAGCTGTACAAAAGGACATCAG GTTCGGTGAGCATCCTCGCGAGTGCCTGGACCTGTACCATGGCGATCGGCCGCCGGGCGAGTGCCGCTCGACGCTGCTTTTCTGGCACGGCGGCTACTGGGTCGAAGGGGACCGGCAGTCGCACGCCTTCGTCGCCGACGCCTTCGTCGAGGCCGGGGTAGCTGTTGCCGTGGCCGGCTACCCGCTAGCACCCGGCGCCACGCTCGACCAGATCGTCGAGTCGGCCACGCAATGCGCTCGCCACGTGCTCGCACTCAGGCCTGGACCGCTCGTGCTGGCCGGACACTCGGCGGGCGCCCACCTGGCCGCCATGGTCGCCACGCGGCTACACG GAGAGTCGCGCCTACGAAGCCTGCTTCTTCTGTCACCCGTGTTGGACGTGGTGGCGCTCCTGGGGAGCTCCGTGGCACGAGACGCCGCCATCAACGCCGATCAGGCGATGCGCAACAGCCCGCTGCAGCTGGTGGACGAGCTTCCCACCCACTTGCACATCGTG GTGACGTACAGCGAGCACGACCCTCCGTGGTTCGGGCGTACTGCTCGGGCCTACCGCGAGGCCCTGGGGCGTCGGCGCATCTCGTGCGAGCTGCTGGAGTACGTGGACGAAGACCACTTCAGCTTCCTGCTGGGCGCGCTGCGAGACGGCGCGCACCGAGTCACCGCGAGGCTCGTCCGGTCTTCTTTGCCGGCGACCGCGCCCTCTCCGCAGTGA
- the LOC119382883 gene encoding kynurenine formamidase isoform X2 encodes MDDTEFLPSCWGLRLRGQELIDHFIKETARLSEETRSRVAVQKDIRFGEHPRECLDLYHGDRPPGECRSTLLFWHGGYWVEGDRQSHAFVADAFVEAGVAVAVAGYPLAPGATLDQIVESATQCARHVLALRPGPLVLAGHSAGAHLAAMVATRLHGESRLRSLLLLSPVLDVVALLGSSVARDAAINADQAMRNSPLQLVDELPTHLHIVVTYSEHDPPWFGRTARAYREALGRRRISCELLEYVDEDHFSFLLGALRDGAHRVTARLVRSSLPATAPSPQ; translated from the exons ATGGACGACACGGAGTTCCTGCCCAGCTGCTGGGGCCTTCGACTACGTGGACAGGAACTGATCGACCACTTCATCAAGGAGACGGCACGTTTGAGCGAGGAGACCAGAAGCCGCGTAGCTGTACAAAAGGACATCAG GTTCGGTGAGCATCCTCGCGAGTGCCTGGACCTGTACCATGGCGATCGGCCGCCGGGCGAGTGCCGCTCGACGCTGCTTTTCTGGCACGGCGGCTACTGGGTCGAAGGGGACCGGCAGTCGCACGCCTTCGTCGCCGACGCCTTCGTCGAGGCCGGGGTAGCTGTTGCCGTGGCCGGCTACCCGCTAGCACCCGGCGCCACGCTCGACCAGATCGTCGAGTCGGCCACGCAATGCGCTCGCCACGTGCTCGCACTCAGGCCTGGACCGCTCGTGCTGGCCGGACACTCGGCGGGCGCCCACCTGGCCGCCATGGTCGCCACGCGGCTACACG GAGAGTCGCGCCTACGAAGCCTGCTTCTTCTGTCACCCGTGTTGGACGTGGTGGCGCTCCTGGGGAGCTCCGTGGCACGAGACGCCGCCATCAACGCCGATCAGGCGATGCGCAACAGCCCGCTGCAGCTGGTGGACGAGCTTCCCACCCACTTGCACATCGTG GTGACGTACAGCGAGCACGACCCTCCGTGGTTCGGGCGTACTGCTCGGGCCTACCGCGAGGCCCTGGGGCGTCGGCGCATCTCGTGCGAGCTGCTGGAGTACGTGGACGAAGACCACTTCAGCTTCCTGCTGGGCGCGCTGCGAGACGGCGCGCACCGAGTCACCGCGAGGCTCGTCCGGTCTTCTTTGCCGGCGACCGCGCCCTCTCCGCAGTGA